A genomic segment from Leptolyngbya boryana PCC 6306 encodes:
- a CDS encoding aldose epimerase family protein, with amino-acid sequence MFSIERRRQQFDTYVLLDRASNSKLEIVPDRGGIITSWQVQGRELLYMDTARFADPALSVRGGIPILFPICGNLPENTYTYKGQTYTLKQHGFARDLPWEVVDQKTEGELSFTIGLSSNAQTLEHYPFAFRLAFTYALQGQTLLITQKIANLSDEVMPFSIGFHPYFLALEKHQLRFEIPADQALDQRTQATHPFFNTFDFAQDEIDWAFLNISRQVSNVTDLSRHTRITLTAADEFPILVFWTLKGKDFYCLEPWSAPRNALNTGDHLLSIAPNSTLTTTVSLSVEFS; translated from the coding sequence GTGTTTTCTATCGAACGTCGTCGCCAACAATTTGATACTTATGTGTTGCTCGATCGAGCTTCCAATTCTAAGCTCGAAATTGTTCCCGATCGCGGGGGCATTATTACGAGTTGGCAAGTTCAAGGGCGTGAATTGCTCTATATGGATACCGCCCGATTCGCTGATCCAGCGCTATCTGTCCGAGGCGGCATCCCAATTTTGTTTCCGATTTGTGGCAATCTTCCCGAGAATACTTACACCTATAAAGGTCAGACTTACACGCTGAAGCAGCACGGATTTGCGCGAGATCTGCCTTGGGAAGTGGTTGATCAAAAAACAGAGGGCGAGTTGAGTTTTACGATTGGGCTTTCTAGCAATGCACAAACTTTAGAACATTACCCATTCGCGTTTCGTCTGGCATTCACGTATGCCCTGCAAGGTCAGACTCTCTTGATCACGCAGAAGATTGCGAATCTCTCAGATGAAGTGATGCCGTTTTCGATTGGGTTTCATCCCTATTTTCTCGCCTTAGAAAAGCATCAATTGAGATTTGAAATTCCAGCCGATCAAGCCCTCGATCAAAGAACTCAAGCTACTCATCCTTTTTTCAACACCTTCGATTTTGCCCAAGACGAAATTGATTGGGCATTTCTGAACATCAGTCGCCAAGTCTCGAATGTCACGGATCTCAGTCGTCATACGCGGATTACTTTGACCGCTGCAGATGAGTTTCCAATTTTGGTGTTTTGGACACTAAAAGGCAAGGATTTCTACTGTTTAGAACCTTGGAGCGCGCCTCGAAATGCTTTGAATACAGGCGATCATCTTTTGTCGATCGCCCCAAACTCGACCCTCACAACAACGGTGAGCTTGTCAGTTGAGTTTTCATAA
- a CDS encoding PEP-CTERM sorting domain-containing protein, with product MNKQVSLSLFAGVLATGAIVAFQPSANAASFSFSASDAVNAGCVGQTNCNVNGFFSVGASTTRNAFDPVLTQKTVGGVLGIGIDSSKDANGNPAGETVNNQSLGEIDIDETLSVGFKSAGVLKALDLSFLYRPGVYNDGVFEVALVQADGGIGSGTLRVTSANSAVWSLGGTVTNLALSSKDAGGSYRITNPFGDIKITGFSLKALAQTAPNSTTTPAGAKNSDFTLSRVEVTKVPEPTTVIGLGLVGLLAASRRRKAAKAN from the coding sequence ATGAATAAGCAAGTTTCTCTCTCTCTTTTCGCTGGCGTTTTGGCAACGGGTGCGATCGTGGCTTTCCAGCCTTCTGCAAATGCTGCTTCTTTTAGTTTTAGTGCCTCTGATGCAGTCAACGCAGGATGCGTCGGGCAAACGAACTGCAATGTGAACGGCTTCTTCTCTGTCGGTGCGAGTACAACTAGAAACGCGTTTGATCCCGTTCTGACACAAAAAACAGTTGGTGGCGTGCTGGGTATCGGTATCGATAGCAGCAAAGACGCAAATGGGAACCCGGCTGGTGAAACTGTGAACAATCAATCGCTTGGTGAAATTGATATCGACGAAACCTTAAGTGTTGGTTTCAAAAGTGCTGGAGTTTTGAAGGCTTTAGATCTCAGTTTTCTGTACAGACCAGGCGTGTATAACGACGGAGTTTTTGAAGTTGCGCTCGTTCAAGCCGATGGTGGCATTGGGTCAGGAACGCTGCGTGTAACGAGTGCTAACTCTGCTGTTTGGAGTCTAGGCGGGACGGTAACCAATCTGGCTCTCTCCTCAAAAGACGCGGGTGGGTCTTATCGCATCACCAATCCGTTTGGAGATATCAAGATCACAGGATTCAGCTTGAAAGCGCTAGCTCAAACGGCGCCAAATAGCACCACCACACCTGCTGGAGCGAAGAACTCTGATTTCACGCTCTCGAGAGTTGAAGTAACAAAAGTCCCCGAACCCACAACGGTTATCGGGCTGGGACTGGTTGGACTTCTCGCTGCTTCTCGTCGTCGTAAGGCAGCAAAAGCAAACTAA
- the nblB gene encoding phycobilisome degradation protein NblB, with translation MTITPDSVRDLLQSQDFGERLRGINQLRQLDPAIAFELIQIPVVDSNVRVRYAAVSQVASLGSQDLSTALQLLQVALADSEPDVQAAAADSICALQLTEAYPDLETLYRHSPEWLVQFSIIAGLGELGDPRSFDLLVEALNSENVVIQPVAIGSLGELGDPRAVELLIPYATNPDWQVRQRVVQALARLNTPEARSTIETLTHDESESVASQAKQALTA, from the coding sequence ATGACTATTACACCAGATTCAGTCCGAGATCTTTTACAATCCCAAGATTTTGGCGAGCGCTTACGGGGCATCAATCAATTGCGCCAACTCGATCCGGCGATCGCATTTGAGCTAATTCAAATCCCAGTGGTCGATAGCAATGTGCGAGTGCGATATGCTGCCGTCAGTCAGGTTGCATCCTTGGGAAGTCAAGATCTCAGCACCGCTCTGCAACTGCTCCAAGTCGCCCTTGCAGATTCGGAACCCGATGTTCAGGCTGCCGCCGCAGACTCGATCTGTGCCCTTCAACTGACTGAAGCTTATCCAGATCTTGAAACGCTCTATCGTCATAGTCCAGAATGGCTGGTGCAATTTAGCATCATTGCAGGACTAGGCGAACTGGGTGACCCACGATCGTTCGATTTGCTCGTTGAAGCGTTGAATTCAGAGAATGTCGTCATACAACCTGTGGCGATCGGATCACTCGGAGAACTCGGTGATCCTCGTGCCGTAGAATTACTCATTCCCTATGCCACTAACCCTGACTGGCAAGTCCGCCAGCGAGTGGTGCAGGCGTTGGCAAGATTGAATACGCCAGAGGCACGATCAACGATCGAAACGCTGACGCACGATGAGTCAGAATCAGTCGCGAGTCAAGCAAAACAGGCACTTACAGCCTAG
- a CDS encoding CapA family protein, protein MSYATESAQPSVLELARSGNPKAIAYWLNVFLLPHNLFAQAEPAAQPGCFKILIEFHPSPDVDARSPEFQQNLMRFVCHHMWKLNSDVIDGIQVVTRFIGKPQMLWRKTVRVVSPARRAKLAAKLAESAPQSAAPAEIKTRIQQVTRQKVQFRALRSLLLTGTTAAAFIIGCWLGYSDAPNEQKTATAANSTLTTRPDTIKTVLESVQVNKVQADMDGTATILFGGDVALTKNYTELVKDDPKWAFAELEESRLADLSIVNLEAPFTTATDSKQAEPFKVDPAQVEVLKNGGIDVVNLANNRIMDYGSTGLDDTLKTLEQAGIRHFGAGRDEKEARRPEILEVDGQRVAYLGYYGSETQAATANQPGINRKHNDRIAADIQAIRDQVDWVIVNFHWGEEISKYPSDAQMELAHFSIDQGADLVIGHHSSILQGAELYQGRPIVYSLGNFIFGGKPESTYDSAMLRVALKDRQMKVELLPVEVNGFQPRIAHGDRAAEILHQIESVSDSFPQALKTPLVIDARTNTVTKPDGTQTESQTPISEPSKPESQPEQSVPEGEAPPAAESPTEEATPSVEFAPTAPVPTEQSAPAIEPSPDSSPVESPNPEQSAPTEEAPSSESQPGSPPSQQPWNNNSFINQNNGSPAPMVPQQTSPSPQATQDPHTHLDDATRSPSTNSLEPIKRRYAEADRSDSQTAFNF, encoded by the coding sequence ATGAGTTACGCAACAGAATCGGCTCAGCCTTCCGTTTTGGAGCTGGCGCGATCGGGGAATCCCAAGGCGATCGCGTACTGGCTGAATGTATTTCTGTTACCTCATAATCTTTTCGCGCAAGCAGAACCCGCAGCCCAACCCGGCTGTTTCAAAATTTTAATCGAGTTCCATCCTTCTCCTGATGTCGATGCGCGATCGCCCGAGTTTCAACAAAATTTGATGCGGTTCGTTTGTCATCACATGTGGAAACTGAATTCTGATGTGATCGATGGCATTCAAGTTGTAACGCGGTTTATCGGCAAGCCGCAGATGCTTTGGCGCAAGACGGTCAGAGTCGTGTCTCCAGCCCGCCGCGCCAAACTTGCAGCCAAACTTGCAGAAAGTGCTCCCCAATCTGCTGCACCGGCTGAGATCAAAACTCGAATTCAGCAAGTCACGCGACAGAAAGTTCAATTCCGTGCCTTGCGATCGCTTTTGCTGACAGGAACAACCGCAGCGGCTTTTATCATCGGTTGCTGGCTAGGCTATTCGGATGCTCCGAATGAGCAAAAAACCGCAACTGCTGCCAATTCGACTCTCACCACTCGCCCGGATACCATCAAGACTGTTCTCGAGTCAGTCCAAGTGAACAAGGTTCAGGCGGACATGGATGGAACGGCAACGATCCTATTTGGGGGCGATGTGGCATTGACGAAAAATTATACTGAGCTGGTCAAAGACGACCCAAAATGGGCGTTTGCTGAATTAGAAGAATCAAGGCTCGCAGACCTGTCGATCGTCAATCTCGAAGCTCCCTTTACAACCGCAACTGACTCCAAGCAAGCTGAGCCATTCAAAGTCGATCCGGCACAAGTTGAGGTGCTCAAAAATGGTGGGATTGATGTTGTGAATCTTGCCAACAATCGCATCATGGATTACGGAAGCACAGGACTAGATGACACCCTGAAAACGCTTGAACAAGCTGGAATTCGCCACTTTGGAGCCGGACGAGATGAAAAAGAAGCGCGTCGTCCAGAAATTTTAGAAGTCGATGGGCAACGAGTCGCCTATCTCGGTTACTACGGTTCAGAGACTCAAGCGGCAACCGCAAATCAGCCCGGAATTAATCGAAAACACAACGATCGAATTGCGGCTGATATTCAAGCGATTCGGGATCAAGTCGATTGGGTGATTGTGAACTTTCACTGGGGCGAAGAGATTTCTAAATATCCCAGTGATGCCCAGATGGAGTTAGCGCATTTCTCGATCGATCAGGGTGCGGATCTCGTCATCGGACATCACTCCAGCATTTTGCAGGGTGCAGAACTCTATCAAGGTCGCCCGATCGTCTACTCACTCGGAAATTTCATTTTCGGTGGCAAGCCTGAAAGCACCTATGACAGTGCCATGCTGCGAGTTGCACTCAAAGATCGTCAAATGAAAGTGGAACTGCTGCCTGTTGAAGTCAATGGGTTCCAACCGAGAATCGCTCATGGCGATCGCGCAGCAGAAATCTTACATCAGATCGAGTCGGTTTCAGACTCATTTCCGCAAGCCCTCAAAACTCCGCTTGTCATTGATGCAAGGACAAATACGGTCACGAAACCAGACGGAACCCAGACTGAATCTCAAACGCCTATCTCTGAGCCATCGAAGCCTGAGTCTCAGCCTGAGCAATCTGTACCCGAAGGAGAAGCTCCTCCTGCGGCTGAGTCACCCACAGAAGAAGCCACTCCTTCTGTTGAATTTGCCCCGACTGCACCAGTACCGACCGAGCAATCTGCTCCTGCGATCGAGCCATCTCCTGACTCTAGCCCTGTTGAATCACCGAACCCTGAACAATCTGCACCGACTGAAGAAGCGCCATCCAGCGAGTCTCAACCCGGTTCACCGCCTTCTCAACAGCCTTGGAACAACAATTCATTTATCAATCAAAACAATGGATCTCCGGCTCCGATGGTTCCGCAGCAAACCTCTCCTAGCCCACAGGCAACCCAAGACCCTCATACCCATTTAGACGATGCTACCCGTTCGCCTTCGACGAATAGCTTAGAGCCGATCAAACGTCGTTATGCCGAAGCTGACCGCTCAGACTCACAGACGGCTTTCAATTTTTAA
- a CDS encoding nucleoside deaminase, with product MQAPTQTQMLKHLRHANRIAQHAIEQGHHPFGAILVAPDQETVLLEQGNLDTVNHAETTLIRIAYTQYEPDYLWNCTLYSTVEPCVMCAGTQYWANIGRLVYGISERRLLELTGNHNQNPTLEIPCRYVFEHGQKQIQVWGPIAEVEAEIVALHERFWT from the coding sequence ATGCAAGCTCCAACCCAAACCCAAATGCTCAAGCATTTACGTCATGCAAATCGGATTGCTCAGCACGCGATCGAGCAAGGTCATCATCCGTTTGGAGCCATTCTCGTTGCACCGGATCAAGAGACAGTGCTGCTAGAACAAGGCAACCTTGATACCGTCAATCATGCTGAAACGACTTTAATTCGGATTGCTTATACCCAGTACGAGCCGGATTATCTCTGGAACTGTACACTTTACTCGACAGTTGAACCTTGTGTGATGTGTGCTGGAACACAATACTGGGCAAATATCGGGCGTTTGGTCTATGGAATTTCGGAACGGCGATTGTTAGAGCTAACCGGAAATCATAACCAGAATCCGACTTTAGAGATTCCATGTCGATATGTCTTTGAGCATGGACAGAAGCAGATTCAGGTTTGGGGTCCGATCGCTGAAGTCGAAGCTGAGATTGTTGCATTGCATGAAAGGTTCTGGACATAA
- a CDS encoding CBS domain-containing protein, with translation MAKTVAEAMSRAPITVHPETSITEVIKILADKRISGLPVLDDDQHLIGIISETDLMWRETDVTPPAYIMLLDSVIYLENPGRYEKELHKALGQTVGEVMSAVPVTTTTPETPLSKAAKLMHDRKVHRLPVIDQSGHLVGILTRGDIIRTMAAEQTE, from the coding sequence ATGGCGAAAACTGTTGCAGAGGCGATGAGCCGCGCTCCGATTACGGTTCACCCTGAAACCTCAATTACTGAAGTGATTAAAATTCTGGCAGACAAACGGATCAGCGGTTTGCCTGTTCTAGATGACGATCAGCATCTCATCGGCATTATTTCCGAAACGGACTTGATGTGGCGTGAAACGGATGTCACACCACCCGCTTACATTATGCTGCTCGACAGTGTGATCTATTTAGAAAATCCTGGTCGGTATGAAAAAGAGTTACACAAAGCGCTAGGACAAACTGTGGGTGAAGTGATGAGTGCCGTTCCGGTTACCACCACCACTCCGGAAACTCCACTCTCAAAAGCTGCCAAATTGATGCACGATCGTAAAGTGCATCGGCTGCCTGTGATTGATCAATCCGGTCACTTGGTCGGAATCCTCACGCGTGGCGATATCATTCGCACCATGGCAGCCGAACAAACCGAATAA